The following are from one region of the Silene latifolia isolate original U9 population chromosome 9, ASM4854445v1, whole genome shotgun sequence genome:
- the LOC141600006 gene encoding V-type proton ATPase catalytic subunit A-like: MPSVYGDRLTTFEDSEKESEYGYIRKVSGPVVVADGMAGAAMYELVRVGHDNLIGEIIRLEGDSATIQVYEETAGLMVNDPVLRTHKPLSVELGPGILGNIFDGIQRPLKTIAIRSGDVYIPRGVAVPALDKDILWEFQPKKLGEGDLLTGGDLYAVVDENTLMQHHVALPPDSMGKISYIAPPGQYSLKDTVLELEFQDVVKKFTMLQSWPVRTPRPVASKLAADTPLLTGQRVLDALFPSVLGGTCAIPGAFGCGKTVISQALSKYSNSDAVVYVGCGERGNEMAEVLMDFPQLTMTLPDGREESVMKRTTLVANTSNMPVAAREASIYTGITIAEYFRDMGYNVSMMADSTSRWAEALREISGRLAEMPADSGYPAYLAARLASFYERAGKVKCLGGPERNGSVTIVGAVSPPGGDFSDPVTSATLSIVQVFWGLDKKLAQRKHFPSVNWLISYSKYTSALETFYEKFDPDFISIRTKAREVLQREDDLNEIVQLVGKDALAETDKITLDTAKLLREDYLAQNAFTPYDKFCPFYKSVWMMRNIIHFYNLANQAVERGAGSDGQRVTYSLIKLKLGDLFYRLVSQKFEDPAEGEDTLVAKFQKLHDDLIAAFHNLEDETR; the protein is encoded by the exons atgccgTCTGTTTATGGTGATCGTCTGACTACTTTCGAGGATTCCGAAAAGGAGAGCGAGTATGGTTACATTCGCAAA GTGTCGGGACCTGTGGTCGTGGCCGATGGAATGGCCGGGGCCGCTATGTATGAGTTGGTTCGTGTTGGACACGATAATCTTATCGGAGAGATTATTCGGTTAGAAGGAGATTCAGCTACCATTCAAG TTTATGAGGAAACCGCTGGCTTGATGGTCAATGATCCCGTTCTTCGTACCCACAAG CCGTTGTCTGTTGAGCTCGGCCCTGGAATTCTTGGTAACATATTTGATGGTATTCAG AGGCCACTTAAAACTATTGCTATACGGTCTGGCGATGTCTACATACCTCGTGGTGTTGCTGTGCCAGCACTAGACAAAGATATTCTTTGGGAGTTTCAGCCTAAGAAATTAG GCGAAGGAGATCTTTTAACTGGTGGAGACTTGTATGCT GTCGTTGATGAGAATACTCTAATGCAGCATCATGTGGCACTGCCTCCTGATTCCATGGGAAAGATTTCTTACATTGCTCCTCCAGGACAATACTCTCTAAAG GATACTGTCCTTGAACTTGAGTTTCAGGATGTTGTAAAGAagtttaccatgcttcag AGTTGGCCTGTTCGTACACCAAGGCCAGTTGCATCAAAACTTGCAGCTGACACCCCTCTGCTGACTGGGCAG CGTGTTCTTGATGCTCTTTTCCCTTCAGTTCTCGGAGGAACTTGTGCTATTCCTGGGGCTTTTGGCTGTGGGAAGACTGTGATTAGTCAAGCTCTTTCTAAG TACTCAAACTCTGATGCTGTGGTTTATGTCGGTTGTGGGGAGAGAGGAAATGAAATGGCTGAG GTGCTCATGGATTTCCCTCAATTGACCATGACATTGCCCGATGGACGTGAAGAATCAGTGATGAAACGGACAACACTTGTTGCTAATACTTCAAATATGCCTGTGGCTGCACGTGAAGCGTCTATTTACACTG GCATCACAATCGCTGAATACTTCAGAGACATGGGATACAATGTTAGTATGATGGCAGATTCGACCTCTCGATGGGCAGAAGCATTGCGTGAAATTTCAGGACGTCTG GCGGAAATGCCTGCTGATAGTGGATATCCTGCTTACTTGGCTGCTCGTTTAGCTTCTTTCTATGAACGTGCTGGTAAGGTTAAATGTCTTGGTGGTCCGGAACGTAATGGCAGTGTTACAATTGTTGGTGCTGTTTCCCCTCCTGGCGGAGATTTCTCTGATCCTGTTACTTCTGCTACCCTAAGTATTGTCCAG GTTTTCTGGGGTTTGGATAAGAAACTAGCCCAGAGGAAACATTTTCCGTCAGTCAACTGGCTTATTTCTTACTCGAAGTACACATCG GCTCTGGAAACATTTTATGAGAAATTTGACCCTGATTTCATCAGTATCAGGACAAAGGCTCGTGAGGTGCTGCAGAGGGAGGATGATCTCAATGAGATTGTCCAG CTTGTCGGAAAAGATGCTTTGGCTGAGACTGATAAAATCACCTTGGACACTGCTAAACTTTTGAGAGAAGACTACCTAGCACAAAATGCCTTTACCCC ATATGACAAGTTTTGCCCATTCTATAAGTCAGTCTGGATGATGCGCAACATCATCCATTTCTACAATTTGGCCAATCAG GCGGTGGAGCGCGGTGCTGGTTCAGATGGTCAAAGAGTAACTTATAGCTTGATCAAACTTAAGCTGGGAGATCTCTTCTACCGATTAGT GTCTCAGAAATTCGAGGATCCTGCTGAAGGAGAGGACACACTTGTCGCCAAATTCCAGAAGCTTCACGATGATTTGATTGCTGCTTTCCACAACCTTGAAGATGAAACTCGGTGA